A stretch of the Arachis stenosperma cultivar V10309 chromosome 6, arast.V10309.gnm1.PFL2, whole genome shotgun sequence genome encodes the following:
- the LOC130936585 gene encoding GDSL esterase/lipase EXL3-like, protein MVLSMNKKNLLPSPPGSICHLLLLLVIIPLRTLGLVRLPPNVTIPAVFVFGDSIMDTGNNNNNLKTEARCNFPPYGEDLEGGGMPTGRFSNGKVPSDFVAEELGIKELLPAYLDPNLQPTDLVTGVCFASGGAGYDSLTSKLASAIHFDSQIEMFKDYIGKLRGVVGEERAEYIIENSLYLVVMGSNDISNTYFLSHVRQLEYDVPAYTDLLLRLASTYFKEIYELGARRIGVFSTPPIGCVPFQRTVAGGITRHCVDKINDACKLFNAKLPNALDSLNRNLPDSRFVFIDVYNPLLDVIVNYPKYGYKIEDRGCCGTGKIEVTFLCTQLQPTCPNVLDHVFWDSFHPTQSVYKKLVASVLQKYIQPLSV, encoded by the exons ATGGTTCTTTCTATGAATAAGAAGAACCTGCTTCCTTCACCACCTGGTTCAATTTGTCACTTATTGcttcttttagttattattcCCTTAAGAACATTGGGTCTTGTGAGATTGCCACCAAATGTTACTATTCCTGCAGTGTTTGTGTTTGGAGATTCCATAATGGATACTggaaacaacaacaacaacttgaaaacGGAAGCAAGGTGCAATTTCCCACCATATGGAGAAGATCTTGAAGGTGGAGGAATGCCTACTGGAAGGTTTAGCAATGGAAAGGTTCCATCAGATTTTGTAG CTGAAGAATTAGGCATAAAAGAGCTTCTACCAGCATATTTGGATCCAAATCTACAACCCACTGATCTTGTCACCGGTGTCTGCTTTGCATCCGGTGGCGCCGGCTATGATTCCTTAACGTCAAAACTTGCG TCAGCGATACATTTTGACTCTCAAATAGAAATGTTCAAAGATTACATAGGCAAGTTAAGAGGGGTGGTTGGAGAAGAGAGAGCAGAGTACATAATAGAGAACAGCCTTTATCTTGTTGTCATGGGCAGTAATGACATTTCCAACACATACTTCTTGTCACATGTTAGACAGTTGGAATATGATGTCCCTGCTTACACTGATCTATTGCTCCGCTTAGCCTCTACTTACTTTAAG GAAATATATGAACTTGGGGCAAGGAGAATAGGAGTATTCAGCACTCCCCCAATTGGGTGCGTACCGTTTCAGAGAACAGTGGCTGGAGGAATAACAAGACACTGTGTGGATAAGataaatgatgcatgcaagTTATTTAACGCCAAACTGCCAAATGCATTGGATTCCCTCAACAGGAATTTGCCAGATTCCAGATTTGTATTTATTGATGTCTACAACCCTTTACTTGATGTTATTGTCAACTACCCAAAATATG GGTATAAAATTGAAGACAGAGGGTGCTGTGGCACGGGCAAAATAGAAGTTACGTTTTTATGCACGCAGTTGCAACCAACTTGTCCCAACGTTTTGGATCATGTTTTTTGGGACAGTTTTCACCCGACGCAATCTGTTTACAAAAAGCTCGTCGCCTCTGTTCTACAAAAATACATACAGCCTCTTTCCGTGTGA
- the LOC130933870 gene encoding F-box protein SKIP23-like — translation MGGDDQWASIHQDILNQLTKRFHSYDEYLHLRLVCKQWNFNLSLIPSGNKVLWLLLPIPTVAAERSSKKAKIHVGTISKLTQRRTRILEEKEIYHLTMPELQNNLVRGSCHGWIIMVLIYEGTIRMLNPFTKVCFDLLPISTLPNVIDIHGDKCIIDLESTYGTLEMDTISMHKINVYKVITNSAPNNDRYNDFMAVVIYGGYRKLAFYKANDTRWIKFPTSHKMIVDVIFFQEKVYAVDFDHQLYEFHIKKKLEPVRRIYEGTPLYQHDTNIMQYSYLIGCDDGSLLMVVRHIRLTKHTEWWRYYKTIKFDIYKLNKNAKVWSRIYDLGNYVLVVGLNSSIQILASNCKGNKIYFTDSMVGLHPDDDIWRHDIGIFNLKDNSCRRVLSDVNFFCPPVWILS, via the coding sequence ATGGGTGGAGATGATCAATGGGCAAGCATTCATCAAGATATATTGAACCAACTTACAAAGCGGTTCCATTCATACGATGAATACCTTCACCTTCGATTGGTTTGCAAGCAATGGAACTTCAATCTTTCACTTATCCCCAGTGGTAACAAAGTTTTATGGCTGTTATTACCTATTCCTACTGTTGCTGCTGAAAGATCTTCCAAAAAAGCTAAGATACATGTAGGCACCATCTCAAAATTAACTCAGAGACGAACCCGTATTCTTGAAGAGAAGGAGATTTACCATCTCACAATGCCAGAGCTGCAAAACAACCTTGTTCGTGGATCTTGTCATGGATGGATAATAATGGTGTTAATATATGAAGGTACCATACGAATGTTAAATCCATTTACAAAGGTTTGCTTTGATCTTCTTCCAATTTCAACTCTTCCCAATGTAATTGATATACATGGTGACAAATGTATTATTGATCTTGAGTCCACGTATGGCACTTTAGAGATGGACACGATTTCAATGCATAAAATCAATGTTTATAAGGTTATTACGAATTCAGCACCTAACAATGATCGTTACAATGATTTTATGGCCGTGGTCATATATGGGGGATATCGAAAATTGGCTTTTTACAAGGCCAATGATACGAGATGGATCAAGTTTCCAACAAGTCATAAGATGATTGTGGATGTCATATTTTTTCAAGAGAAGGTATATGCAGTGGACTTTGACCACCAATTATATGAATTTCATATCAAGAAAAAATTAGAGCCAGTGAGAAGAATTTACGAAGGCACACCTCTTTATCAGCATGACACCAATATTATGCAATATAGCTATTTGATTGGTTGTGATGATGGAAGTTTATTGATGGTCGTAAGACATATTCGTTTAACGAAGCACACAGAATGGTGGCGGTATTACAAGACTATCAAATTCGATATttataaattgaataaaaatgcAAAAGTATGGTCAAGAATATATGATTTAGGGAATTACGTATTAGTAGTTGGACTCAATTCTTCAATTCAGATATTGGCAAGCAATTGCAAGGGAAATAAGATCTATTTTACTGATAGTATGGTTGGATTACACCCAGATGATGATATTTGGCGTCATGATATTGGCATATTCAATTTGAAAGATAATAGCTGTAGAAGAGTATTATCagatgttaattttttttgtcctCCTGTTTGGATATTATCCTAA